A window from Marinagarivorans cellulosilyticus encodes these proteins:
- a CDS encoding autoinducer binding domain-containing protein, with translation MTFNVKDLGQYVARLYAADNFEQAFNILHDQALKLGYEGVLYTYIPQILLESHFSRAPVYHVSDGYSPAYLKHYTEARFDQNDPLIKAVMGGVQEPVEWWGEINKQYMAGNKASREVIATANDYGISNGITLPLMSSAKGIAGASFISSERCHFNTLNNENLAMLRLCTELFHKFIIADASCVGYFLKPLLDSLSKTERLFLIGLAQGKQPSQIASKLNKSEKYLEQLMLKLRRKFSNSPVDTTPTLNRNQILYYVGLSGLLENID, from the coding sequence ATGACTTTTAATGTCAAGGATCTAGGGCAGTATGTGGCTAGGCTTTATGCAGCCGATAACTTTGAACAAGCCTTTAATATACTCCACGATCAAGCCCTCAAATTGGGGTATGAAGGTGTACTTTACACTTACATTCCCCAAATTTTATTAGAGTCTCATTTTTCTCGCGCGCCGGTGTACCATGTATCTGATGGCTATAGCCCTGCCTATTTAAAGCATTACACCGAAGCACGCTTTGACCAAAACGACCCTCTCATAAAAGCCGTAATGGGCGGCGTGCAAGAGCCTGTTGAGTGGTGGGGTGAAATCAACAAACAATATATGGCGGGCAATAAAGCCAGCCGAGAAGTCATCGCCACCGCTAACGATTATGGCATTTCAAATGGCATCACATTACCTTTAATGTCTTCTGCCAAAGGCATTGCTGGCGCTAGTTTTATCAGCTCCGAGCGTTGTCATTTTAATACCCTCAATAACGAAAACTTAGCAATGTTGCGCTTATGTACAGAGCTATTCCATAAGTTCATTATTGCTGATGCCTCTTGTGTCGGTTACTTTTTAAAACCGCTGCTCGATTCTTTAAGTAAAACCGAACGCCTATTCCTGATAGGCTTGGCTCAGGGTAAGCAGCCCTCGCAAATTGCCTCTAAGTTAAATAAAAGCGAAAAGTACCTCGAACAGTTAATGTTAAAACTGCGGCGCAAATTTTCTAATTCACCCGTCGACACTACACCTACACTAAACCGCAACCAAATTCTTTACTATGTGGGCCTATCTGGGCTGCTCGAGAATATAGATTAG
- a CDS encoding carbohydrate-binding protein encodes MKFRIMPLAAVITATLAGCTGESVSSSSQDQAVNSSAPAVSSSAPAQSSAPVISSSSSVAVSSVVPSSSSAAVSSTPASVTLLTIQESTTGYCGTVGVIDTKHSGYVGAGFVDSENATGASIEWQVNASESNTYQVTFRYANGGDAARSGTLTANGNAGASVTVNMDTTGAWATWVEETVEISLNAGVNKLVLAANGAEGLANTDSISIAGPAVSAEACAPASGSSSSSGSNSSIPVLEIPSDGTNQPKMAATQWVGYGPAPTGGAGGSTVTVSTGKALHEALCGRGSDNTPLTIKVDGTINHGNTASASGSCNGTKADTIVLKEVENITIEGVGTRGVFDQVGIQISRASNIIIRNVTIKNVKKSVSPTSNGGDGIAIQGGPQTRIWIDHNTIEASGGESQGYDSLIDMKNDTTHVTVSYNHFRNSSRGGLIGANDSPDGNNYIVFHHNYYENIEQRTPLLRRATIHTFNNYWSNTNSVNQIHYINARAEGKALVENNYFKNVNNPLIASTDSDVPGCWAASGNAWEGGTYTRTVDNGKAHKVPVNWQDGNLNGDNCNVSGANSVTLDKAGDVPAIVMSNAGVGKL; translated from the coding sequence ATGAAATTTAGAATAATGCCACTTGCAGCAGTAATAACTGCAACTTTAGCTGGCTGTACTGGTGAGAGCGTATCTTCTAGCTCACAAGATCAGGCTGTTAATTCTTCGGCTCCAGCTGTAAGCTCTTCCGCCCCCGCACAGTCAAGCGCACCGGTCATATCCAGTAGTTCTTCTGTTGCTGTGTCCTCAGTCGTGCCTTCTTCAAGCAGCGCAGCGGTATCTTCGACGCCAGCAAGCGTTACCCTGCTAACAATACAAGAAAGCACAACCGGCTATTGCGGTACTGTGGGCGTCATCGATACCAAGCATTCCGGTTACGTGGGTGCGGGCTTTGTAGATTCGGAAAACGCCACTGGCGCATCTATCGAATGGCAAGTTAACGCCTCTGAAAGCAATACCTACCAAGTCACCTTCCGCTACGCTAATGGTGGCGATGCTGCTCGCTCGGGTACTTTAACCGCGAATGGCAACGCCGGCGCATCCGTTACTGTTAATATGGATACAACCGGTGCTTGGGCGACTTGGGTCGAAGAAACCGTTGAAATATCACTCAATGCTGGGGTTAATAAGCTTGTATTAGCCGCCAACGGCGCAGAAGGTTTAGCCAATACCGATTCAATCTCCATTGCAGGGCCTGCGGTTAGCGCCGAAGCCTGCGCACCTGCTTCAGGCTCATCAAGCAGCAGCGGTTCTAACTCTTCTATTCCAGTTCTTGAGATACCTTCAGATGGCACTAACCAACCCAAAATGGCAGCCACGCAATGGGTGGGTTATGGCCCAGCGCCTACAGGTGGTGCTGGCGGCTCTACTGTAACGGTAAGCACAGGTAAAGCGTTACACGAAGCACTGTGTGGCCGCGGCTCAGACAACACACCACTAACCATTAAAGTAGATGGCACCATTAACCATGGCAACACCGCATCAGCCAGCGGTAGCTGCAATGGGACTAAGGCCGATACTATCGTACTTAAAGAAGTCGAAAACATTACCATTGAGGGTGTCGGTACGCGTGGCGTATTTGATCAAGTGGGCATTCAAATTTCTCGGGCCTCAAACATTATTATTCGCAATGTAACGATTAAAAATGTTAAAAAATCTGTCTCGCCAACGTCCAATGGCGGGGACGGTATTGCAATACAAGGCGGTCCACAAACGCGTATCTGGATTGATCACAACACTATTGAAGCCTCGGGCGGTGAAAGCCAAGGTTACGATTCGTTGATCGATATGAAAAACGATACAACCCACGTGACAGTTTCTTACAACCATTTCCGCAACTCTAGCCGTGGTGGTCTTATTGGCGCTAACGATAGCCCAGATGGTAACAACTACATTGTGTTCCACCACAATTACTACGAAAACATCGAGCAACGTACGCCTTTACTGCGCCGCGCAACGATTCACACATTTAATAACTATTGGAGCAATACCAACTCGGTGAATCAAATTCACTACATTAATGCCCGTGCAGAAGGTAAAGCGTTAGTAGAAAATAACTATTTCAAAAACGTGAATAACCCCTTAATTGCATCAACCGATTCAGATGTACCAGGCTGCTGGGCTGCTAGTGGTAATGCGTGGGAAGGCGGCACTTATACCCGTACAGTAGATAACGGCAAAGCGCACAAAGTACCGGTTAACTGGCAAGATGGTAACCTTAATGGCGATAACTGCAATGTGAGTGGTGCAAATTCGGTAACACTAGATAAAGCCGGTGATGTTCCAGCCATTGTGATGAGTAATGCTGGTGTCGGTAAACTATAA
- a CDS encoding class I SAM-dependent methyltransferase, with translation MRDWNAYAAPFHSVMPSELVTVNRSVAEQLFGSVVDFGCGPGKVIPFALTTNRVNGYLGVDMSPEMVKCARWVASHYPGKPCKIVQAKIEHYSLSSKADSALSINSYYTWPDPMRILRHIASQLKVDGSFVLATINASLDMNALLEEAEKEQLANPYWQDFKRYNQAIFRCNTFNLATLDELVGQVRQVGFVVRDAHTKFYAGGLNYLTLTKGHL, from the coding sequence ATGAGAGATTGGAACGCTTATGCAGCGCCTTTTCACTCGGTCATGCCCAGTGAGCTGGTCACGGTTAATCGCTCGGTGGCTGAGCAGTTATTTGGGTCGGTGGTAGATTTCGGTTGCGGGCCGGGCAAAGTTATACCTTTCGCGTTAACCACAAACAGAGTTAATGGCTATTTAGGTGTCGATATGTCTCCTGAAATGGTGAAGTGCGCTCGCTGGGTGGCAAGCCATTACCCAGGCAAGCCTTGTAAAATTGTGCAAGCCAAAATCGAGCACTACAGTCTTAGCTCTAAAGCAGACTCAGCCCTTTCAATTAATAGTTATTACACTTGGCCCGACCCTATGCGAATATTGCGCCATATTGCCAGCCAACTGAAAGTTGACGGGAGTTTTGTTCTCGCTACAATCAACGCCAGCTTAGATATGAACGCATTACTAGAAGAAGCTGAAAAAGAGCAATTAGCGAATCCTTATTGGCAGGACTTTAAACGTTATAATCAGGCGATTTTTCGTTGTAATACCTTTAACTTGGCAACCCTTGATGAACTTGTAGGCCAAGTGCGCCAAGTAGGGTTTGTGGTACGCGATGCTCATACCAAGTTCTATGCAGGCGGGTTAAACTACTTAACCCTCACTAAAGGGCACCTTTAA
- a CDS encoding c-type cytochrome: MKIYNKFYRQYFLTKMYCYNALYKTLLLAVISVLAACGGGKNNATTTSSQSSSEAPMDMSGGQAYEEADGIVGGQLYSKFWASETGFTLGNSNLDNQGQLDAVTGKSDFFRCKQCHGWDRLGRDGGYSNRAPSTSRPNVADINLALVSEVATPRAIFDSIKGSANSRSVDVDLSNYDPNNNAATGDQMPAYGEILTDEQIWDIVKYLKEEALDTTAIYDIVLENGQYPNRPRSFQNLGVNGSPTSGDAIYTNNCAMCHGVDGTKILVDGESYTVGRHMRYKPYEDQHKVKFGHLGSTMGPILKDSDIDDIQDLFAAMNDVTKYPDEQPAPEPVVDGKTLFTLHCSDCHSGNGVGASTFGDVSNQSAARITSEIGSVPLMQSLSSLTSEEINLIADFLSN, from the coding sequence ATGAAAATTTATAACAAGTTTTATCGGCAATACTTTTTAACAAAAATGTATTGCTACAACGCTTTATACAAAACGTTATTGTTGGCTGTTATTTCTGTGTTAGCCGCCTGTGGTGGCGGTAAAAATAATGCAACTACCACAAGTAGCCAAAGCAGTAGCGAGGCACCTATGGACATGTCGGGAGGTCAAGCTTATGAGGAGGCCGATGGCATAGTTGGTGGTCAGCTCTATTCTAAATTCTGGGCGAGTGAAACGGGCTTTACTTTAGGGAATTCAAATCTGGATAACCAAGGTCAACTAGATGCCGTGACCGGCAAGTCTGATTTCTTTCGGTGTAAACAATGCCACGGCTGGGATCGTTTGGGGCGTGACGGTGGCTACAGTAATCGCGCGCCATCGACCTCTAGGCCTAACGTTGCCGATATTAATTTAGCCTTGGTTAGCGAAGTCGCAACACCACGCGCTATTTTTGATAGCATTAAAGGCAGTGCCAATTCGCGCTCTGTTGATGTCGACCTGAGCAACTATGACCCCAACAATAATGCAGCAACCGGCGACCAGATGCCTGCATATGGAGAAATTCTAACGGATGAACAAATTTGGGATATTGTTAAATACCTCAAAGAGGAAGCACTGGATACTACCGCAATCTACGATATCGTTTTAGAAAATGGCCAATACCCTAACAGGCCACGCAGCTTTCAAAACTTAGGCGTTAATGGCAGCCCAACCTCGGGGGATGCGATATACACCAATAACTGTGCGATGTGCCACGGCGTTGATGGTACCAAAATATTAGTCGACGGAGAGTCCTATACTGTTGGCCGCCACATGCGCTATAAGCCCTACGAGGACCAGCACAAGGTTAAATTTGGCCATTTGGGCAGCACTATGGGGCCAATATTAAAAGATTCGGACATCGATGATATTCAAGACCTGTTTGCAGCCATGAATGATGTAACTAAATATCCTGATGAACAACCCGCGCCAGAGCCCGTTGTGGATGGCAAAACACTATTTACCCTGCATTGCAGTGATTGCCACTCTGGCAACGGGGTTGGCGCAAGTACTTTTGGTGACGTCAGCAACCAATCTGCAGCTAGGATTACAAGCGAAATTGGCAGTGTGCCGCTGATGCAATCACTTTCGTCTTTAACAAGCGAAGAAATCAACTTAATCGCCGATTTTTTATCGAATTAA
- a CDS encoding HD domain-containing protein: protein MEKIESVLSFIVEIEKLKGVLRKTRPCALPRYENSAEHSWHVCLCALMLKDFADDTIDIDRVIRMLLIHDLGEIDAGDTIIYASETAENKAKEEAGVKRLLGLLPDGQGDEYLVLWQEFELGETPDAIYARAIDRIPPLLHNLHGDGHSWRDNNVPKEKVFGLNSRIEKGSKDIWRVLKGKLEEAVDAGLLN from the coding sequence GTGGAAAAGATAGAAAGCGTTTTAAGTTTTATTGTAGAAATCGAAAAGCTAAAGGGTGTGCTGCGTAAAACACGCCCTTGTGCATTACCCCGTTACGAAAATTCAGCCGAGCACAGCTGGCACGTGTGCTTATGCGCATTAATGCTTAAGGACTTTGCCGACGATACTATTGATATTGACCGTGTTATCCGCATGCTGCTGATTCACGATTTAGGGGAAATTGATGCAGGGGATACCATTATTTATGCCTCGGAAACGGCAGAGAATAAAGCGAAAGAAGAGGCCGGCGTGAAGCGCCTGCTGGGCTTATTACCCGATGGTCAAGGTGACGAATACCTAGTGTTATGGCAAGAATTTGAATTGGGCGAAACCCCCGATGCCATTTATGCCCGTGCGATAGACCGCATTCCGCCGTTGCTGCACAATTTACATGGCGATGGCCATAGCTGGAGGGATAACAACGTGCCTAAAGAAAAGGTTTTCGGCTTAAATAGCCGTATAGAAAAAGGCAGCAAAGATATTTGGCGCGTGTTAAAAGGAAAGCTCGAAGAAGCCGTTGATGCAGGATTATTGAATTAA
- a CDS encoding DUF11 domain-containing protein — protein MLFTALSLAACGSSGSDDDVSKPPTPSSSKSSVQSTSSSVISSSSLSAMPSSSSAVISSSSVASAQSSLHVSSSSVASVIPSSSPVSSSSLTMVQSSPSAVISSSANSSSLNSSSSSFNSSLSSLSSSASVLSSSSSLSSSSSSPVPPSLENFTLSDSPVFVGTTVTFSWSASDENNDNLTCYLDINNDDNVDYTINNCSANNSQEHVFNTAGQYSARLIVDDGELTPIERVVQFRVIPKLSTSITASGPVVAGERLLYTVTIGNATALPMTDVNVSLTLPDELSFGYANDTQPNSSRCGNNACTPGEVATWNFENLAAGESRSIHINALVAQATLDNTIIDLPFTFNAAGLSEFSIIKSVEVLNSPSADLILSASADPVMQDESFVYRIDFGNTQATALEGTQLSVMLPAGITVDSISHSGTEVSPGIVQWDESDVSVGQSRHREITVTAEGDFKPGELLHARAALTYEGMAVEHSAEIALSVVSNPLPLTINISSSADPVVHENRVTYTFTVGNTSLQPVDDVTVLIRLPAELSFSYSNDAEPNSSRCGNNDCTANEEAWWTFETLASGENRTITVNAIIDTVLSGNLINLPVSMTSPNLIDDIVLLKTLAVFNTSSADFSLSASADPIVAGETFNYQLDFGNTSAGALNNTELRVDLPQGVFVNSISNGGMEVTPGVVVWNESNVSVGASLHREMTVTADSNLSLGSVLKARAQLTFDGGQAIDNTTEFVSSVTANNLPLMVDISSATNPVVSEEHVMYTITLGNTSSLPVNDVTVMVRLPQELSWSYSGDAAPDSSRCGNNVCTANEEASWSFDTLAAGENRSITVNAQVDNVLSGNLIHLPIRIVSPDFNDDIALVKTLAVHNAPSADLIISANADPVTRNQNFVYQFNFGNTSADALSGTQLRAFLPEGVTIDSISDNGMEILPGIVVWDEGSLSVGTTARREIHVTTNSDISEGAILKARAQLTYDGGQAIDNQSEFASSVIDAPPPIVIDITSSANPVEGDSRLVYTFTVSNHSLQPVNDINVMVRLPKGISFSYSNDAEPNSSNCGNNVCTATEEANWIFATMAAGESQTITVNAQVAETLNGQLIHLPIRITTAGLNDDIQLIKTVAVYNNSPAELTISASADPVVPNQTFSYRLDFGNTSGSNLSDLVARAYLPAGVSIDSISDDGTEIANGIIEWSAINLASGGAAYREITVIADSVIAGENLTLMAELKHAGGLQIDKQSEYTVSVAKSGGIAALLSFEIAASPEPVASGGVISYTLTVTNNYGLPVNDVEVLLRVPEELSFNYSSNTSPASSRCGNNVCTANEEAVWSLGTLSAGASEVITLNANVAEGMVDGHFIIAPFRVSAEGMIDSINMQQVTVLKN, from the coding sequence TTGCTTTTTACAGCATTAAGTCTCGCCGCATGTGGCAGCAGCGGAAGTGACGACGATGTTTCCAAGCCACCTACGCCGAGTTCGAGTAAAAGCTCAGTGCAAAGCACAAGCTCCAGCGTAATATCTAGTTCCAGCTTAAGTGCAATGCCCAGTAGTTCGAGCGCCGTTATCAGTTCGAGCTCAGTAGCCAGCGCTCAGTCAAGCTTGCATGTCAGCAGCTCTAGTGTCGCAAGCGTTATACCCAGCAGCTCACCGGTTAGCTCAAGCAGCCTTACCATGGTACAAAGCAGCCCAAGCGCTGTAATAAGTTCTAGCGCGAATAGCTCATCGCTAAACTCAAGCAGTTCGAGTTTCAACTCCAGTTTATCGAGCTTAAGCTCTAGCGCGAGCGTGCTCTCAAGTTCAAGTAGTTTGAGTAGCTCGAGCAGTTCGCCAGTACCACCGAGCCTCGAAAATTTTACGCTGTCAGACTCCCCGGTTTTTGTTGGCACAACCGTTACTTTTAGTTGGAGCGCCAGCGATGAAAATAATGATAATTTGACGTGTTATTTAGATATCAATAATGACGATAACGTCGATTACACGATTAATAATTGTTCGGCCAATAACTCGCAAGAGCACGTGTTTAATACCGCCGGGCAATACAGTGCACGCCTCATTGTTGATGATGGTGAATTAACACCTATTGAGCGTGTGGTGCAGTTCAGAGTTATCCCTAAATTATCGACGAGCATAACCGCTAGCGGCCCCGTTGTGGCCGGCGAGAGATTGCTCTATACAGTCACTATTGGCAATGCGACAGCCCTACCAATGACTGATGTGAATGTTTCACTGACACTACCCGACGAACTATCGTTTGGATACGCAAACGATACGCAGCCTAATAGCTCACGGTGCGGTAATAATGCCTGTACGCCAGGCGAGGTGGCAACATGGAACTTCGAAAATCTAGCGGCCGGCGAAAGCCGAAGCATACATATTAATGCGCTCGTGGCACAAGCGACGTTAGATAACACTATTATCGACTTACCATTCACATTTAATGCTGCAGGCCTTAGCGAATTCAGCATTATTAAAAGTGTAGAGGTACTTAATAGCCCATCGGCCGATCTTATTTTAAGTGCAAGTGCCGACCCCGTTATGCAAGATGAAAGTTTTGTATATCGCATCGATTTTGGTAATACCCAAGCCACTGCCCTCGAAGGCACGCAATTGAGTGTTATGTTGCCGGCAGGTATTACTGTTGATTCGATTAGTCATAGCGGTACAGAGGTTTCCCCCGGTATCGTTCAGTGGGATGAAAGCGATGTTAGCGTTGGCCAATCACGCCACCGCGAAATTACCGTAACGGCCGAGGGCGACTTCAAGCCAGGTGAATTGCTTCATGCTCGCGCAGCGCTAACTTACGAAGGAATGGCTGTAGAACACTCAGCAGAAATTGCGTTGAGTGTCGTATCGAACCCTTTACCATTAACCATAAATATCAGTAGTTCGGCTGACCCAGTCGTGCATGAAAATCGTGTTACCTATACCTTTACAGTAGGCAATACTTCATTACAACCGGTTGACGATGTTACGGTTTTAATTCGCTTGCCAGCAGAGCTATCGTTTAGCTACAGCAATGATGCAGAACCGAATAGCTCTAGATGTGGTAATAACGATTGTACCGCTAACGAAGAAGCATGGTGGACATTCGAAACTTTAGCCTCAGGCGAAAATCGCACGATTACGGTGAATGCAATCATCGATACTGTACTCAGTGGCAACCTGATTAATTTACCTGTGAGTATGACATCTCCAAATTTAATCGATGATATTGTATTGCTCAAAACGCTTGCCGTATTTAATACATCTTCGGCGGACTTCTCCTTAAGCGCGAGCGCAGATCCAATCGTTGCTGGCGAAACATTCAACTATCAACTGGACTTTGGCAACACCAGCGCCGGCGCACTGAACAATACTGAGCTGCGCGTTGATTTGCCTCAGGGCGTATTTGTCAACTCGATCAGTAATGGCGGTATGGAAGTAACACCGGGCGTTGTGGTGTGGAATGAAAGCAATGTAAGCGTCGGCGCCTCATTGCACCGTGAAATGACAGTAACAGCAGATTCAAACCTTTCCCTCGGCAGTGTATTAAAAGCTCGCGCGCAATTAACTTTTGATGGCGGTCAGGCAATAGATAACACCACAGAATTTGTCTCGAGTGTTACAGCCAATAACTTACCATTGATGGTCGATATTAGCAGCGCTACAAACCCAGTGGTAAGCGAAGAGCACGTGATGTACACCATCACCTTAGGTAATACATCGTCACTGCCTGTTAATGATGTTACGGTCATGGTTCGTTTACCGCAAGAGCTCTCATGGAGCTACAGTGGTGATGCTGCACCAGATAGCTCTAGGTGCGGCAACAATGTGTGTACGGCTAATGAAGAAGCTAGCTGGAGCTTCGATACTTTAGCAGCCGGTGAAAACCGCAGCATTACCGTCAATGCACAGGTTGATAATGTCCTTAGCGGCAATCTTATTCATTTACCTATCCGCATAGTTTCGCCAGATTTTAACGATGATATTGCTTTGGTAAAGACGCTTGCTGTTCACAATGCGCCGTCTGCCGATTTAATAATAAGCGCCAATGCTGACCCAGTAACACGAAACCAGAACTTTGTTTATCAGTTTAATTTTGGCAATACCAGTGCCGATGCATTGAGCGGCACACAATTGCGAGCATTTTTACCCGAAGGCGTTACTATTGATTCGATAAGCGATAACGGTATGGAAATATTACCGGGCATTGTGGTTTGGGACGAAGGTAGCCTCAGCGTTGGAACTACAGCTAGGCGAGAAATACACGTAACGACTAATTCCGACATTAGCGAAGGCGCAATATTAAAAGCCCGTGCGCAATTAACTTACGATGGCGGTCAAGCCATCGATAACCAAAGCGAATTTGCAAGCAGCGTCATTGACGCGCCGCCACCAATAGTTATCGATATCACCAGTTCGGCCAATCCTGTTGAGGGCGATAGCCGCCTTGTTTATACATTTACAGTCAGTAACCACTCATTGCAGCCAGTTAATGATATTAATGTGATGGTGCGCTTACCTAAAGGCATATCGTTTAGCTACAGTAATGATGCAGAACCCAATAGCTCGAACTGCGGTAATAATGTATGTACAGCGACGGAAGAAGCAAACTGGATATTTGCAACCATGGCCGCCGGCGAAAGTCAGACAATAACGGTTAATGCACAAGTGGCAGAAACACTTAATGGGCAATTAATTCATTTACCCATACGAATAACGACAGCCGGTTTGAACGACGATATTCAGTTAATAAAAACGGTGGCGGTTTACAATAATTCACCCGCCGAATTGACAATCAGCGCTAGCGCCGACCCAGTCGTTCCTAACCAAACATTTAGCTACCGCTTAGACTTTGGTAACACTAGCGGCTCGAACTTGAGCGATCTTGTAGCGCGCGCCTATTTGCCCGCTGGCGTCAGCATTGACTCGATCAGTGATGACGGTACCGAAATCGCAAACGGTATTATCGAATGGAGTGCGATAAACCTTGCCTCAGGAGGCGCGGCATATCGAGAAATTACTGTCATAGCAGACTCAGTGATCGCTGGCGAAAACCTCACGTTAATGGCCGAGCTTAAACATGCTGGTGGGCTGCAAATCGATAAACAAAGCGAATATACCGTATCGGTTGCCAAAAGCGGTGGTATTGCTGCGCTACTATCATTTGAGATAGCAGCCTCGCCCGAGCCTGTCGCCTCTGGCGGCGTAATAAGTTACACCCTCACGGTTACCAACAATTATGGTTTACCGGTTAATGATGTTGAGGTATTACTGCGTGTGCCTGAAGAATTATCATTTAATTACTCAAGCAACACCTCACCAGCCAGCTCGCGGTGCGGTAATAATGTGTGTACCGCCAATGAAGAGGCAGTCTGGTCACTCGGCACACTATCCGCAGGCGCGAGCGAAGTTATTACACTTAATGCAAACGTGGCAGAGGGCATGGTTGATGGGCACTTTATTATTGCTCCATTTAGAGTCAGCGCCGAAGGCATGATCGATAGTATTAATATGCAACAGGTAACCGTTTTGAAGAACTAA
- a CDS encoding glycoside hydrolase family 9 protein: MVKKLLVLSAAIAMSACTASPNNSSSAVTTSSTAISTSSAITASSISSMVVSSSSAASSSGLDIVNCGGNTLNGASNTPIRINQVGFLPNAKKVAVIEKPANSQFYIARASDDVKVYCGEYSNEATWGPSGETVRMAEFTALTTPGTYYLGDVGGRKSYSFEIGSNVFNDLGEAALKAYYFNRASAELPSQYAGIWARAAGHPDTNVLVHASAVSNTRSEGTVISAPKGWYDAGDYNKYIVNSGISVYTLLAAYEHYSDHFANLAVNIPESNDNVPDILNEAMWNIEWMENMQDPDGGVYHKLTTKNFVGTVMPNQTNAQRYVVQRTTAATLNFAAVMAVASRVYSNFEQAFPGKSAAYRQAALNAWNWAEANPSVIYSQPSDIATGTYGDNDVSDEFAWAAAEMYLLTGQSSYLERFKSIDAGVIAPWWGGVGTLGYISLAEHGQAMMSAADYQMVTDGLIGAADGSVAKFKATAYGVPLDENALGGDFYWGSNGAAANQAFVLMYANSLNPSQDYVDATTSIIDYLLGRNATGYSFVTGAGAKPPVDIHHRPSYADNIAEPVPGFLVGGPHSQQPETPACDYPSSLSAKSYSDTWCSYSTNEITINWNAPLVYLLAAIQNAP, from the coding sequence ATGGTAAAAAAACTTTTAGTACTCAGCGCGGCTATTGCTATGAGCGCTTGTACGGCAAGCCCAAATAACAGCAGCAGTGCTGTAACAACATCCAGCACTGCAATATCAACTAGCTCAGCGATTACCGCTAGTAGTATTTCAAGTATGGTGGTTAGCTCAAGTAGCGCAGCAAGTAGCTCGGGGTTAGATATTGTTAACTGCGGCGGCAATACGCTTAATGGCGCAAGTAATACACCCATTCGCATTAATCAGGTGGGCTTTTTACCAAATGCCAAAAAAGTCGCGGTTATCGAAAAGCCTGCCAATAGCCAATTTTATATCGCACGCGCCAGTGATGATGTAAAAGTGTATTGCGGCGAATATAGCAACGAAGCCACTTGGGGGCCTTCAGGCGAAACCGTTCGCATGGCAGAGTTTACCGCCCTAACAACGCCAGGCACATATTACCTCGGCGATGTTGGCGGCCGTAAAAGTTATTCTTTTGAGATTGGTAGCAATGTTTTTAATGATCTTGGCGAAGCCGCTTTAAAAGCTTATTACTTCAACCGTGCCAGTGCAGAATTACCCAGCCAGTATGCGGGTATATGGGCGCGTGCGGCAGGCCACCCAGACACCAATGTTTTAGTCCATGCTTCGGCTGTGTCGAATACCCGCTCTGAAGGCACGGTAATTTCTGCCCCTAAAGGTTGGTACGACGCCGGCGATTACAATAAATATATTGTTAACAGCGGTATTTCGGTTTACACCCTGTTAGCCGCTTACGAGCATTACAGCGACCACTTCGCAAACCTTGCCGTGAACATTCCAGAATCCAACGACAACGTGCCCGATATTCTTAATGAAGCCATGTGGAATATCGAATGGATGGAGAATATGCAAGACCCCGATGGTGGCGTTTACCATAAATTAACCACCAAGAATTTTGTCGGCACGGTAATGCCTAACCAAACTAATGCTCAGCGCTATGTGGTGCAACGAACAACCGCAGCAACGTTAAATTTCGCCGCCGTTATGGCCGTTGCCAGCCGTGTTTATAGCAATTTTGAGCAAGCATTCCCTGGTAAAAGCGCAGCCTACCGCCAAGCGGCACTGAATGCATGGAATTGGGCCGAAGCTAACCCATCGGTTATTTATAGCCAGCCATCAGACATTGCAACGGGCACGTATGGCGATAATGACGTTAGCGATGAATTTGCCTGGGCAGCGGCCGAAATGTATTTATTAACAGGGCAATCTTCGTATTTGGAGCGTTTTAAATCTATTGATGCCGGCGTAATTGCGCCTTGGTGGGGCGGCGTTGGTACACTGGGCTATATTTCATTAGCCGAACACGGCCAAGCGATGATGTCAGCGGCAGATTACCAAATGGTGACCGATGGCTTAATTGGTGCTGCCGATGGGTCTGTTGCTAAATTTAAAGCAACCGCTTACGGCGTTCCACTCGACGAAAATGCCTTGGGTGGCGATTTCTACTGGGGCAGCAACGGCGCAGCCGCTAACCAAGCATTTGTTTTAATGTATGCCAATAGCTTAAACCCATCGCAGGATTATGTTGATGCCACAACATCGATTATTGATTACCTACTTGGGCGCAATGCAACGGGTTATTCTTTTGTCACTGGTGCCGGCGCAAAACCGCCAGTAGATATTCATCACCGCCCATCTTACGCTGATAACATTGCAGAACCTGTTCCAGGGTTTTTAGTGGGGGGGCCACACAGTCAACAACCCGAAACGCCAGCCTGCGATTACCCCTCCTCATTATCGGCAAAATCTTATAGCGATACTTGGTGTAGCTATTCCACCAACGAAATCACTATTAACTGGAATGCGCCACTCGTTTATTTGTTAGCGGCTATTCAAAATGCCCCCTAA